The Burkholderia latens genome segment CGGCTTTCGGCTTTCGGCTTTCGGCTTTCGGCTTTCGGCTTTCGGCTTTCGGCTTTCGGCTCTTTGGCTCTTTGGCTCTTTGGCTCTTTGGCCCTTTGGCCCTGTGGCTTCCCGCCTGCCGCCTGCCACCCGCCACCCGCCACCCGCCACCTGCCGCTTGCCGCTTGCCGCTTGCCGCTTGCCGCTTGCCGCTTGCCGCTTGCCGCTTGCGGCTTGCGGTTTGCGGTTTGCGGTTTGCGGTTCGCGGTTCGCGGTTCGCGGTTCGCGGTTTGCGGTTTGCGGTTTGCGGTTTGCGGTTTGCGGTTTGCGGTTTGCGGTTTGCGGTTTGCGGTTTGCGGTTTGCGGCGTCGGCAGTCGGGCAGTCGTGCCCACGCGCCTCGGGCCCTAGGACTCCGGCATTCAACTTGATTCGCACCGACCGCGCCGCACGTCGTTGTCCAACGCGCAGCGCAATCTGCTCGTTTGCGTCCGGAATCGCGATTGCCGTCGCGCCGGCCCACACCGCAGCGGAGCAAGCAGACCGGCGCCCCAAGCGCGCCACAGACGACACGGGTACTCACCTGTCGCGCATTCAATGCACGTCGCGTATCGCCCTATCCTCGTGCGATATTCGCCCGCAAGCGGTCACCCGCATCGGAGGCCAATCGCGCATAGCCGGGCAATGTCGCCAGCGCAAGCGCGCCTGCCGCGACGAACGCCCAGCGGAAATCGTCTAGGACGTAGTGCATGCCGGCGACGTCGCCGCGCACCAATGCCGCGAGCCGCAACGACAACGCGCCGAATGCGATTCCCATCCCGATCGTCATCTGCTGCGCGGCACTCCATAACGTGCTGGCCGCGCTCGTCTGCTGGGCGGGAATATCCGCATACGCCAACGTCGCGAGCGTCGTGAACTGCATCGACCTCGTGAGCCCGTACACGAAAACGACGAACAGCGTGATCGCGAGTGGCGTCGAAGCAGTCAACCAGCCGCATGCGATCGTAAAGAGCCCGACGATAGTCACGTCGACGAGCGCCACGCGGCGGAAGCCGAAGCGGTCGAGGATCCACGACGTCCCGGCTTTCATTCCGAGGTTGCCCAACGCACTCGCGAGCAGCAGCAGCCCCGACTGGAACGGCGACAGCCCGAAGCCGATTTGGAACAGCAGCGGCAGCAGATACGGCACCGCGTTGATCGCGATCCGCGTGAGCGAGCCGGTGATCACGGTCACCGAGAACGTCGGCACGTTCAGTGTCGTGAAGTCGAGTAGCGGATGCGCGCAGCGGCGCGCGTGGATCCACGCGGCGATGCCGAACAGCATGCTGGCGCCGACCAACATGCCGGCGCGCGCGAAGTCGACGTCCTGCTGGCCGGCCGCTTCGGTACCGAGCAGCAGACACGTCAGCGCCCCACCGGCCAGCACGAAGCCGCCCCAGTCGAGCGGCCGCCGCTCGTCGGCCCGCGTGTTGCGCACGATCAGCCACGTGCAGACGAGTGCGGCAATACCGAACGGGACGTTCAACAGGAAGATCCATCGCCATGACGCGTAGGTCGTGATGAAACCGCCGACCGGCGGTCCGACGACCGGTGCGACGATGCCCGGCCACGTGATCGTCGCGATCGCGCGCATCAGCTTTGCCTTGTCGGTGCTGCGCACGACGATCATCCGTCCGACCGGCACCATCATCGCCCCGCCGACGCCTTGGAGCAGGCGTGCGGCCGTGAACGTCATCACGCCTTCGGAGAGGCCGCACAACACCGACGCGCCGGTGAAGACCACGATGGCGGTCGCGAAGACCGTCCTCGACCCATAGCGATCTGCGACCCAGCCGCTGATCGGGATGAAGACCGCGAGCGCGAGCATGTAGGCCGTCATCCCGAGACTGAGCGCGTTCGGTCCGACGCCGAACGAGCGCGC includes the following:
- a CDS encoding MFS transporter; the protein is MTDSSAQRGRTTDFLPYLVAATFFMEYLDTTVIATALPQMARSFGVGPNALSLGMTAYMLALAVFIPISGWVADRYGSRTVFATAIVVFTGASVLCGLSEGVMTFTAARLLQGVGGAMMVPVGRMIVVRSTDKAKLMRAIATITWPGIVAPVVGPPVGGFITTYASWRWIFLLNVPFGIAALVCTWLIVRNTRADERRPLDWGGFVLAGGALTCLLLGTEAAGQQDVDFARAGMLVGASMLFGIAAWIHARRCAHPLLDFTTLNVPTFSVTVITGSLTRIAINAVPYLLPLLFQIGFGLSPFQSGLLLLASALGNLGMKAGTSWILDRFGFRRVALVDVTIVGLFTIACGWLTASTPLAITLFVVFVYGLTRSMQFTTLATLAYADIPAQQTSAASTLWSAAQQMTIGMGIAFGALSLRLAALVRGDVAGMHYVLDDFRWAFVAAGALALATLPGYARLASDAGDRLRANIARG